A single window of Nitrospirota bacterium DNA harbors:
- the phaC gene encoding class III poly(R)-hydroxyalkanoic acid synthase subunit PhaC: MKAPFLTFDSKNATKEMFDLGQKMIKGAETIMGIEEIDVGASPKELVFQQDKMKLYHYVRKDKPSCGVPVLIVYALVNKEYMLDLQPDRSIVKKLLDHGLDLYIINWGYPTKADRYIGLDDYINVYMSDAVDFIRESSNNDKINLMGICQGGTFSTMFSAIYPEKVKNLITLVTPIDFSIKKGLLFNWSKNINPDTLIDAYGVVPGDFLNSGFLMLMPITLNVGKYIGMLDVVGEKEKLLNFLRMEKWIFDSPDQAGECLRQFIKDMYQGNKLVAGGLKIGDKDVNLKKITMPLLNIYASGDHIVPPAATKPLNDLVSSTDKELYEFKGGHIGVFVGAKSQKELAPAISDWLHKRADGKPHKKAK; this comes from the coding sequence ATGAAGGCACCTTTTTTGACATTTGACTCAAAAAATGCAACAAAAGAAATGTTTGATCTCGGACAGAAAATGATTAAAGGGGCCGAGACAATAATGGGCATTGAGGAGATAGACGTAGGAGCATCACCGAAAGAACTTGTTTTTCAGCAGGACAAGATGAAGCTCTACCACTATGTAAGAAAAGACAAGCCCAGCTGCGGTGTGCCGGTACTTATTGTGTATGCTTTGGTCAATAAGGAGTATATGCTTGACTTACAGCCTGACAGAAGTATCGTAAAGAAACTCCTTGACCACGGTCTTGATCTTTACATTATAAACTGGGGCTATCCAACTAAGGCAGACAGATATATTGGCCTTGACGACTATATAAATGTTTATATGAGCGATGCGGTTGACTTTATCAGGGAAAGCTCAAATAACGACAAGATTAACCTGATGGGTATATGTCAGGGCGGTACATTTTCAACTATGTTTTCGGCGATATATCCGGAGAAAGTTAAAAACCTCATTACGCTTGTAACGCCTATAGATTTCTCTATAAAGAAGGGATTGCTCTTTAACTGGTCAAAGAACATAAACCCTGACACTCTGATTGACGCATACGGCGTGGTGCCGGGAGATTTCCTTAATTCCGGATTTCTAATGCTTATGCCTATAACCCTGAACGTTGGCAAATACATCGGCATGTTGGACGTTGTTGGGGAAAAGGAAAAACTCCTTAATTTCCTCCGCATGGAAAAGTGGATATTTGACAGCCCCGACCAGGCCGGAGAATGCCTTAGACAGTTTATCAAAGACATGTACCAGGGCAATAAGCTTGTCGCTGGTGGCTTAAAGATTGGAGACAAGGACGTTAACCTTAAAAAGATAACGATGCCTCTTTTAAATATTTACGCAAGCGGCGATCACATTGTACCCCCTGCCGCTACCAAACCGCTTAATGACCTCGTAAGCAGCACAGACAAAGAATTGTATGAGTTTAAGGGCGGTCACATTGGAGTGTTTGTAGGAGCTAAATCACAGAAAGAATTAGCGCCTGCTATTTCCGACTGGCTGCATAAAAGAGCAGACGGTAAACCTCATAAAAAAGCTAAGTAG